A single genomic interval of Oleidesulfovibrio alaskensis DSM 16109 harbors:
- a CDS encoding SPOR domain-containing protein, translated as MIRFGRLFLLVMLLAALTGCKQDAKNYWKDTRKLYRTYVNTPAALDTDQELDVMPVESKIATVFTAMDEQLEQMRRVLENQDTFPSDEWVAGFLERFPWVSGVAVVDADGNVLLRQPELELKAYNYAPLLEKDENAPERAMRGYAEANPVGPEFYLANPVFSGREVKGLLVAHFDIRNLLAYSPSPGDIVLVSRDAVLWPGKYVYDQTPLAAVDWSAALKSDVTGEAEDERGHFLWIARYLGGVPLVYAASVDSYPEDPAAMAALAAWFETREALRNGPAAAQTEVDSSAMAARAQTVAPAAEDLPSDELPSGSVMPGLHEEPAPAPPTTDYVYSVQIGAFINGNYAAERVALLRDAGFDPCTMKLYDKDGQLWNIVQIGDYRDSADAWNRVRDFVKAGTGFDYNIEILDAGVVSRRKQCP; from the coding sequence GTGATTCGCTTTGGGCGACTCTTTTTATTGGTCATGCTGCTTGCGGCCTTAACCGGTTGCAAACAGGATGCAAAGAATTACTGGAAGGATACCCGTAAGCTGTACCGGACGTATGTAAATACACCCGCTGCGCTGGACACGGATCAGGAACTGGACGTCATGCCTGTGGAATCCAAGATAGCCACGGTTTTCACGGCAATGGACGAGCAGCTGGAGCAGATGCGCCGTGTGCTGGAAAATCAGGACACTTTTCCTTCTGACGAATGGGTTGCCGGTTTTCTGGAGCGTTTCCCGTGGGTGAGCGGTGTCGCCGTGGTTGATGCTGACGGCAATGTGCTGTTGCGCCAGCCCGAGCTTGAGCTGAAGGCATACAATTATGCGCCGTTGCTTGAAAAAGATGAAAATGCCCCTGAACGCGCAATGCGGGGGTATGCCGAAGCCAATCCCGTCGGACCGGAGTTTTATCTGGCCAATCCTGTTTTTTCGGGGCGCGAGGTCAAAGGGTTGCTGGTGGCACACTTTGACATACGCAATCTGCTGGCGTACAGCCCGAGCCCCGGCGACATTGTTCTTGTTTCCCGTGACGCGGTGCTGTGGCCCGGTAAATATGTGTACGACCAGACGCCGCTTGCCGCTGTCGACTGGTCGGCAGCGCTGAAAAGCGATGTGACGGGCGAAGCGGAAGACGAACGCGGACATTTTTTGTGGATAGCCCGCTATCTGGGCGGAGTGCCTCTGGTGTATGCCGCTTCTGTGGATTCTTACCCGGAAGACCCCGCCGCCATGGCGGCGCTTGCCGCATGGTTTGAAACTCGCGAAGCCTTGCGGAACGGGCCTGCGGCAGCACAGACCGAGGTTGATTCTTCTGCCATGGCTGCGCGCGCGCAGACTGTTGCTCCCGCTGCTGAAGACCTGCCGTCGGATGAACTGCCGTCAGGCAGTGTGATGCCGGGGCTGCATGAAGAGCCTGCTCCTGCACCTCCTACGACAGATTATGTTTACTCTGTGCAGATCGGAGCATTTATCAACGGGAACTATGCTGCCGAACGTGTGGCACTGCTTCGTGACGCCGGTTTCGATCCCTGTACGATGAAGCTGTACGATAAAGATGGTCAGCTCTGGAACATCGTGCAGATAGGGGATTACCGTGACTCCGCTGATGCATGGAACAGAGTGCGTGATTTTGTGAAAGCCGGAACCGGCTTTGATTACAATATAGAGATTCTTGATGCCGGTGTTGTCAGCCGACGCAAGCAATGTCCCTAA
- a CDS encoding tetratricopeptide repeat protein, with protein sequence MNEKIKWYREVLELEPSSKVFFPLARLFSDNGQPAEAVETLRQGLERHPEHLEARMLLIECLDTLGRELEADDEAEALSDRLRRYPQFWQAWGRTLAAQPDSRDASLALDFLAASFGDTPVSWAAVIEQGLRSLGTCPGGAGDDEPAVYPPAHAAAPPVHQDDAAEAAGGGLEQECGTEAVAAATDNTQISPAAPEAVPSGGVTYKADIISEAQADEDDDIPDEPLSLRTRSMAEVLAQQGDIKGAMEILDELLAGTADSEVRRDIMARKDSLALAGSAGAVKEEGAEQPLHSKHKLLTMLETLAERLEARAAG encoded by the coding sequence ATGAACGAGAAGATTAAGTGGTATCGTGAAGTTCTTGAGCTTGAGCCAAGCTCTAAAGTGTTTTTTCCCCTTGCCAGGCTGTTTTCGGATAACGGACAGCCCGCGGAAGCAGTTGAAACGCTGCGGCAGGGGCTGGAGCGGCATCCGGAGCATCTTGAAGCGCGGATGCTGCTTATCGAGTGTCTTGACACACTCGGACGCGAACTTGAAGCAGATGACGAAGCTGAAGCGCTGAGTGACAGACTGCGCAGATACCCCCAGTTCTGGCAGGCATGGGGCCGTACGCTGGCGGCTCAGCCGGACTCGCGCGATGCTTCGCTGGCTCTTGATTTTCTTGCTGCCTCATTCGGCGACACACCTGTTTCGTGGGCTGCTGTCATCGAACAGGGGCTTCGTTCGCTGGGGACCTGCCCCGGCGGTGCCGGAGATGATGAACCTGCTGTTTACCCCCCCGCGCATGCTGCCGCACCCCCGGTGCATCAGGATGATGCCGCTGAGGCGGCAGGTGGCGGGCTGGAGCAGGAATGCGGCACTGAAGCTGTGGCTGCCGCAACGGATAATACTCAGATAAGTCCGGCTGCGCCGGAGGCTGTGCCGTCCGGCGGAGTCACATACAAAGCTGACATAATTTCAGAGGCTCAGGCCGACGAGGACGATGACATCCCTGATGAACCGTTGTCGCTGCGCACGCGCTCCATGGCTGAAGTGCTGGCACAGCAGGGGGATATCAAGGGGGCCATGGAAATCCTTGATGAGCTGCTTGCAGGTACGGCAGACAGCGAAGTGCGCCGCGATATCATGGCCAGAAAAGATTCTCTGGCGCTTGCCGGTTCAGCAGGCGCTGTCAAAGAAGAAGGGGCGGAACAGCCCCTGCACTCAAAGCACAAGCTGCTGACCATGCTGGAAACCCTTGCGGAACGCCTAGAGGCCCGCGCTGCCGGCTAA
- a CDS encoding FtsB family cell division protein — MLWRHIALGGSLLFNMIMLYTLIWGTQGVIAYNDLKSQYKRLQAQIASLDNRNIALSREIRLLQSDGRYIEKMVRKRMNFVREDEILYIFSGKASQGTLGAAPDERED, encoded by the coding sequence ATGCTCTGGCGCCATATTGCTCTGGGCGGTTCTTTGCTGTTCAATATGATAATGCTGTATACGCTTATCTGGGGAACGCAAGGCGTGATTGCCTATAATGATTTGAAATCGCAGTACAAACGGTTGCAGGCGCAGATTGCTTCGCTTGATAACCGCAACATCGCCCTGAGCAGAGAAATCCGTTTATTACAGTCTGACGGCCGGTATATTGAAAAGATGGTCCGAAAAAGAATGAACTTTGTCCGCGAAGACGAAATTCTGTATATCTTTTCCGGAAAGGCGTCACAGGGAACTTTGGGAGCGGCTCCGGATGAACGAGAAGATTAA
- the pgsA gene encoding CDP-diacylglycerol--glycerol-3-phosphate 3-phosphatidyltransferase, producing MLTLANKITLFRIVIVPLIVVFLYFPGRITCLLAMLGFILAALSDMVDGHIARRSNTVTSFGKFLDPLADKLLISSVLVMLSALGWVPAWVVIVIICRELMVTGLRAIAADEGVVIAADKFGKMKTVLQMLALTPLLLHYPWFGFDPNPAGQFLLYMALILTVFSGGNYLYAFYKNWRTADAG from the coding sequence ATGCTTACCTTGGCAAATAAAATCACGCTGTTCCGTATTGTCATTGTGCCCCTGATTGTTGTTTTTCTGTATTTTCCCGGTCGGATAACCTGTCTGCTGGCCATGCTGGGTTTCATACTTGCCGCGCTTTCAGACATGGTGGACGGGCACATTGCAAGACGCTCCAACACGGTGACCAGCTTTGGTAAATTTCTTGATCCGCTGGCGGACAAGCTGCTTATCAGTTCGGTACTTGTCATGCTGTCCGCGCTGGGCTGGGTGCCTGCATGGGTTGTTATTGTCATTATCTGCCGCGAGCTTATGGTTACAGGGCTGCGCGCCATTGCCGCAGACGAAGGCGTGGTCATTGCCGCCGATAAATTCGGCAAGATGAAAACCGTGCTTCAGATGCTGGCTTTGACCCCGCTGCTTCTGCATTACCCGTGGTTCGGATTCGACCCTAACCCCGCGGGACAGTTTCTGCTTTACATGGCGTTGATTCTCACGGTATTTTCTGGTGGAAACTACCTGTATGCGTTTTATAAAAACTGGCGCACGGCGGATGCCGGTTAA
- a CDS encoding Mrp/NBP35 family ATP-binding protein — MSSCKSRPDSVKDGDIAKNAFGVSQQELNIQSVLQRIRYKLFVMSGKGGVGKSSVTVNTAAALAAKGFKVGILDVDIHGPSVPNLLGIKSGLEVDEKTRRICPAPYSENLFVVSMDSLLRDKDSAVLWRGPKKTAAIRQFVSDVEWGELDFLLIDSPPGTGDEHMTVLKTIPDALCVVVTTPQEVSLADVRKAINFLQYAQSNVLGIVENMSGLVCPHCGGEISLFKKGGGKALAERYGLPFLGAVPLDPATVVAADVGRPVVLLEEDSHAKKGFLDLAENIVHACENSLEVIASVHA, encoded by the coding sequence ATGTCGTCATGTAAAAGCCGTCCCGACAGTGTGAAGGACGGCGATATCGCCAAAAACGCCTTCGGGGTTTCCCAGCAGGAATTGAATATCCAGTCCGTGCTGCAGCGTATCCGGTACAAGCTCTTTGTGATGAGCGGCAAAGGCGGAGTAGGAAAAAGCTCCGTTACAGTCAATACCGCGGCTGCTCTGGCAGCCAAAGGGTTCAAAGTGGGAATTCTGGATGTGGATATCCACGGTCCCAGTGTGCCCAATCTGCTGGGTATCAAATCGGGACTGGAAGTGGACGAGAAGACCCGCCGCATCTGTCCCGCCCCCTACAGCGAGAATCTTTTTGTGGTTTCCATGGACTCTCTGCTGCGTGACAAGGATTCCGCGGTTCTGTGGCGCGGCCCCAAAAAAACAGCAGCCATCCGCCAGTTTGTTTCCGATGTGGAGTGGGGAGAACTCGACTTTCTGCTTATTGATTCGCCTCCCGGCACCGGCGACGAGCATATGACCGTGCTCAAGACGATTCCCGACGCTCTCTGTGTGGTGGTGACCACCCCGCAGGAGGTTTCACTGGCTGATGTGCGCAAGGCCATCAACTTTTTGCAGTACGCCCAGTCCAATGTTCTCGGCATAGTCGAAAACATGAGCGGACTGGTCTGTCCTCATTGCGGCGGAGAGATTTCTCTGTTCAAAAAGGGCGGGGGCAAGGCGCTTGCAGAACGTTACGGCTTGCCCTTTCTCGGGGCTGTGCCGCTGGACCCTGCCACAGTGGTGGCCGCTGATGTGGGCCGGCCGGTGGTGCTGCTGGAAGAAGATTCCCACGCCAAGAAGGGATTTCTGGATCTGGCAGAGAACATCGTGCACGCCTGTGAGAACAGCCTGGAAGTCATAGCCAGTGTTCATGCCTGA
- a CDS encoding YqaA family protein, whose translation MSFFKPMLDRLWRMADSAGATRVLAIVSFTESVFFPVPPDLLLIPMALARRDKAFRLAFICLVSSLLGGIVGYFLGYYFMEVAGMPIVRFYGLLDKYDAIRVWYETYDAWAVAIAGLTPVPYKVCTLTAGAFRIDFMVFIIASVLSRGLRFFAIAGLIYLFGERVRFFLEKRFDLVLIVFTILGIAGFFAIRYLK comes from the coding sequence ATGAGCTTTTTCAAACCTATGCTTGACCGTCTGTGGCGCATGGCCGACAGCGCCGGGGCCACCCGTGTGCTTGCTATCGTTTCCTTTACCGAGTCTGTTTTTTTCCCCGTTCCCCCCGATTTGCTGCTTATCCCCATGGCGCTTGCACGGCGTGACAAAGCCTTCCGCCTTGCTTTTATCTGTCTTGTCTCCTCTCTGCTGGGCGGTATTGTCGGATATTTTCTCGGGTATTATTTTATGGAAGTGGCAGGCATGCCTATTGTCCGCTTTTACGGACTGCTTGATAAATATGATGCCATCAGAGTCTGGTACGAGACTTATGATGCGTGGGCTGTGGCCATAGCGGGACTCACACCTGTGCCCTATAAGGTATGTACGCTTACCGCCGGAGCCTTCCGCATTGATTTCATGGTGTTTATCATCGCTTCCGTGCTAAGTCGCGGCCTTCGCTTTTTTGCCATTGCCGGTCTGATTTATCTTTTCGGTGAACGGGTGCGTTTTTTCCTCGAAAAGCGTTTTGATCTGGTGCTGATTGTTTTTACGATACTCGGTATAGCCGGATTTTTTGCAATCAGATATCTGAAGTGA
- a CDS encoding protein-L-isoaspartate(D-aspartate) O-methyltransferase, translated as MIDKRRSRERMVREQLTARGITDPAVLAAMRKIPRHLFVQEALQAQAYEDHPLPIGYGQTISQPFIVALMSQILRVTPGMRVLEIGTGSGYQAAVLAEMGAEVYTVERIAGLQAHARGLLRRLGYARIRTKLDDGTMGWPLAAPFDRIIVTAGGPGIPEPLAEQLADPGTMAIPVGASRREQELFLMHKNDGALSYENYGKVAFVDLVGNHGW; from the coding sequence ATGATTGATAAAAGGCGCAGCAGAGAACGTATGGTGCGCGAGCAGCTAACAGCGAGGGGAATAACAGACCCCGCCGTGCTGGCCGCCATGCGCAAGATACCCAGACATCTTTTTGTTCAGGAGGCTCTGCAGGCGCAGGCCTATGAGGACCATCCGCTTCCCATAGGCTATGGTCAGACCATCTCGCAGCCGTTCATCGTGGCGCTGATGTCACAGATTCTGCGAGTCACTCCGGGAATGCGTGTGCTTGAAATAGGGACAGGGTCCGGCTATCAGGCGGCCGTGCTGGCTGAAATGGGAGCCGAAGTCTATACCGTGGAAAGAATTGCGGGACTGCAGGCCCATGCACGCGGCCTGCTGCGCAGGCTGGGATACGCCAGAATACGGACAAAGCTGGATGACGGCACCATGGGCTGGCCGCTGGCAGCACCTTTTGACAGAATCATCGTCACGGCCGGAGGGCCCGGCATTCCCGAGCCGCTGGCGGAACAGCTGGCAGACCCCGGCACCATGGCCATACCTGTGGGCGCTTCGCGGCGCGAACAGGAGCTTTTTTTGATGCATAAGAACGACGGCGCATTGTCGTATGAAAATTATGGCAAGGTGGCCTTTGTGGACCTTGTCGGCAACCACGGATGGTAG
- a CDS encoding CBS domain-containing protein: protein MLNVGDLMTTELFTLLETDTLKTARSLMQLARIRHIPIVDEHGRFIGLLTHRDILEATISRFAEVENSVQDEIDSGIPVSEIMRTDVRRVPPDMRLRDAAEMLFRHKYGCLPVVESGILVGIVTEADFLKLTISLLDAVETV from the coding sequence ATGCTTAATGTCGGTGACCTGATGACTACGGAGCTGTTCACCCTGCTGGAAACAGATACCCTCAAAACCGCCCGCTCGCTCATGCAGCTGGCCCGTATCCGGCACATCCCCATCGTGGATGAGCACGGACGGTTCATAGGCCTGCTGACACACAGGGACATACTCGAGGCCACTATTTCCCGCTTTGCAGAAGTGGAGAACTCTGTACAGGACGAAATAGACTCCGGCATTCCCGTCAGTGAGATCATGCGCACGGATGTCCGCAGAGTCCCCCCCGACATGCGGCTGCGTGATGCCGCGGAAATGCTTTTCCGACACAAATACGGGTGCCTGCCCGTTGTGGAAAGCGGCATTCTTGTGGGTATTGTGACGGAAGCTGATTTTCTCAAGCTGACCATCAGCCTTCTGGACGCTGTAGAAACCGTGTAG
- a CDS encoding M23 family metallopeptidase produces MKKFLLSTALLAIVGGLVVLGFLLFRDQQGPQISLTPAEGRISPRTVFKLTAKDTNSGVKALSVRVKKNSREFIALDQQWADKLVSRTEEFSLEKAEEMGEGTVELIVKATDSSFAAFGKGNTSTRSFTLRLDSQPPRISVTTLPPYVRRGGSACIAYTVNEDVRQTGVTVNDLFFPGYRQADGSYLCFFAFPFYEDTNTYAPRVTAEDEAGNVTSISLAVKPLHVAFKEDTIRLPDSFLDNKMQDFTDEFPGQMSSLERFLKVNRDLRKANRAALLSIGRKTSPAMLWSGRFLNLPNASNRAGFADHRAYIYNGQQVDDQYHLGLDMASIARAPIPAANNGTVVFADDMGIYGLCVVVDHGLGLQTLYAHLSEIHVKDGDTVQRGDILGLTGTTGMAGGDHLHFGVILSGLPVQPLEWLDPRWIKHNITDRLER; encoded by the coding sequence ATGAAAAAATTCCTGCTGTCCACCGCGCTTCTGGCTATCGTGGGCGGTCTTGTCGTTCTGGGTTTTCTGTTGTTCCGCGACCAGCAAGGTCCGCAGATATCCCTGACCCCCGCTGAAGGCCGCATATCTCCGCGGACTGTCTTTAAGCTGACCGCAAAAGACACCAACAGCGGCGTGAAAGCGCTGAGTGTGCGCGTAAAGAAAAACAGCCGTGAATTTATCGCGCTGGACCAGCAGTGGGCGGACAAACTTGTCTCGCGCACGGAAGAGTTCAGCCTGGAAAAAGCCGAGGAAATGGGTGAAGGAACGGTGGAGCTTATTGTCAAAGCCACCGACTCATCCTTTGCCGCCTTCGGCAAAGGCAATACATCCACCCGCTCGTTCACGCTGCGGCTCGACAGCCAGCCCCCGCGCATCAGTGTAACCACCTTGCCGCCCTACGTGCGCCGCGGCGGTTCCGCCTGTATTGCCTATACCGTCAATGAAGACGTCAGGCAGACCGGCGTTACCGTGAATGACCTCTTCTTTCCCGGCTACAGACAGGCCGATGGCTCGTATCTGTGCTTCTTTGCTTTTCCGTTCTATGAAGACACAAACACCTATGCTCCGCGTGTAACCGCAGAGGACGAGGCCGGCAACGTCACATCCATATCACTGGCAGTAAAGCCGCTGCATGTGGCGTTCAAAGAGGATACCATCCGGCTGCCCGATTCCTTCCTTGATAACAAGATGCAGGACTTCACCGATGAGTTCCCGGGACAGATGTCTTCTCTTGAGCGTTTTCTCAAAGTGAACAGAGACTTGCGAAAAGCCAACAGAGCTGCCCTGCTGAGCATTGGCCGCAAGACGTCTCCGGCCATGCTGTGGTCCGGCCGGTTCCTCAACCTGCCCAACGCCAGCAACAGAGCGGGATTCGCCGATCACCGCGCCTACATCTACAACGGTCAGCAGGTAGACGACCAGTACCATCTGGGACTGGACATGGCCTCCATCGCACGGGCACCCATTCCTGCCGCCAACAACGGAACGGTTGTCTTTGCCGACGACATGGGCATTTACGGACTGTGCGTTGTGGTGGACCACGGGCTGGGCCTGCAGACACTGTATGCCCACCTTTCAGAAATCCACGTGAAAGACGGCGACACGGTACAGCGCGGCGATATTCTGGGACTTACCGGCACTACCGGCATGGCAGGCGGTGACCATCTGCACTTCGGTGTCATACTTTCAGGGCTGCCGGTTCAGCCGCTGGAATGGCTCGATCCCCGCTGGATCAAACATAACATCACGGACAGGCTCGAACGCTGA
- a CDS encoding PEP/pyruvate-binding domain-containing protein, with product MAKAQADKPKAEVKSQKAKAETTALTNKLVLTGAEITAIGEDAELLVGGKNYNTAIISQVEGVRSPQFRAISSVAFHKLLDETKVNASLVRSVLDKEYNSIDWNDTEINRDPEFLKKFVRNLANEIRQKAAASGAQNMLKTRTFINNVVEGFATSPEGIDQLRKRSLLVQAAILSVDLPEAVAACVREAYNAICKEAGVENVAVAVRSSAAGEDSRKKAFAGLQDTYLNIVGESQAVDAYHWDCASAYNLRSMTYRREAILDAMARAEATGDESIAATAKEEWAIENTSLSVCIMRMVNPVISGTAFSADTATGCRGTARKDLVSIDASYGLGEAVVGGMVTPDKFYVFQRGDGQEVVIRQMGCKDKKIVNDEKGGTKMVSVPENEAFRWSLSLAQAEAVAKGVRGISIAYGGMIMDTEFCIDSSDRLWFVQARPETRWNEEFEKHPHTIFMRRLEVNEKAANNAEVILEGNGASRGAGQGTVKYLRSALELNKINKGDLLAAERTDPDMVPGMRIASAILADVGGDTSHAAITSRELGIPAVIGIQRLEILRSLDGQEVTVDGTRGKVYRGMLPLEEVGGEMDVSTLPATKAKVGLILADVGQAMFLSRLRDVAGFEVGLLRAEFMLGNISVHPQALEAYDNGELDIVVAAKLKELEARLTKVLRDQLGAGLIGLDLKLREYVGVLTGLAAEIQQLTERENVRGTEEVLAMHRRMRELDHKLDEHVELATRRLDVLKTSVDVEDHIRVVMGYDDELALLVGKEPDTVKRRAEIEGTVKSMAEKVADAAMVKDVLTRIKALRLEVAQKSGLLKEMEEVRTVPSKIRDLIRSRGFRTGKEHYVQTLAQGLALFAMAFHGKEIIYRTTDFKSNEYRNLLGGSLFEHVEDNPMLGFRGVSRNLHDWEIEAFKLARGVFGGTNLMIMLPFVRTLEEARSMRRYLEQVHKLKSGVDGLKIILMSEIPSNAIMAKQFIQEFDGFSIGSNDMTQMVLATDRDNARLGHIYDEEDPAVVWAILVTIFTGQKYGKKVGFCGQGVSNSKILRGIVAVAGITSASVVPDTYFQTKHDMAAVEAENIPTSKLGDWLRRQYLATLRQLLEENGYGHILKKYKNAEDLMEWYDGELRRLHEQLRESIETPKEKFYRQELENFRAVFHKPVIYASWDWNATVTDAMHQAGFASFEEQARALEEQRKKQW from the coding sequence ATGGCCAAAGCTCAGGCAGACAAGCCCAAGGCTGAAGTGAAAAGCCAGAAGGCTAAAGCTGAGACCACTGCCCTGACTAACAAGCTGGTGCTGACAGGCGCCGAGATTACCGCCATAGGTGAAGATGCAGAATTGCTTGTGGGCGGGAAAAACTACAACACCGCCATCATCAGTCAGGTGGAAGGCGTCCGGAGCCCACAGTTCCGTGCCATTTCTTCCGTGGCTTTTCATAAGTTGCTGGATGAAACCAAGGTAAACGCGTCTTTGGTTCGCAGTGTTCTGGATAAAGAGTACAACAGCATCGACTGGAATGACACCGAGATCAACCGGGATCCGGAGTTCCTCAAGAAGTTCGTTCGTAATCTGGCCAATGAAATCCGCCAGAAAGCGGCCGCTTCCGGTGCGCAGAACATGCTCAAGACCCGAACCTTCATCAATAACGTGGTGGAAGGTTTCGCAACTTCCCCCGAGGGGATTGACCAGCTGCGCAAGCGTTCTTTGCTTGTTCAGGCTGCCATTTTATCTGTTGATCTGCCCGAGGCAGTGGCGGCCTGTGTGCGTGAAGCATACAACGCCATCTGCAAGGAAGCAGGCGTGGAGAATGTGGCAGTGGCCGTGCGTTCTTCGGCTGCGGGTGAAGATTCGCGCAAAAAAGCTTTTGCCGGTCTGCAGGACACCTATCTGAATATTGTCGGTGAAAGTCAGGCCGTTGACGCTTATCACTGGGACTGTGCCTCTGCATACAACCTGCGCAGCATGACATACCGCCGCGAGGCCATTCTTGATGCCATGGCCCGTGCAGAAGCGACCGGCGACGAATCCATAGCTGCAACGGCCAAGGAAGAGTGGGCAATTGAAAACACCTCTCTTTCCGTATGCATCATGCGTATGGTCAACCCTGTCATTTCCGGTACCGCCTTCAGTGCCGACACCGCCACAGGGTGCCGCGGAACCGCGCGCAAAGATCTGGTGTCCATCGATGCCAGCTACGGTCTGGGCGAGGCTGTTGTGGGCGGCATGGTCACTCCCGACAAGTTTTATGTGTTTCAGCGGGGTGACGGGCAGGAAGTTGTCATCCGCCAGATGGGCTGCAAGGACAAAAAAATCGTCAATGACGAGAAGGGCGGAACCAAGATGGTTTCCGTACCTGAAAACGAAGCCTTCCGCTGGTCGCTTTCTCTTGCTCAGGCAGAAGCCGTGGCCAAGGGCGTGCGTGGTATCAGCATAGCCTACGGCGGCATGATCATGGACACGGAATTCTGCATCGACAGTTCCGACCGTCTGTGGTTTGTGCAGGCCCGTCCTGAAACCCGCTGGAATGAAGAGTTCGAAAAGCACCCGCACACCATTTTCATGCGCCGGCTTGAAGTGAATGAAAAGGCTGCCAACAACGCCGAAGTCATTCTGGAAGGCAACGGTGCATCCCGCGGTGCAGGGCAGGGAACGGTCAAATATCTGCGTTCCGCTCTGGAACTGAACAAAATCAACAAGGGTGACCTGCTGGCTGCAGAACGTACCGACCCCGATATGGTGCCGGGTATGCGCATCGCCTCGGCCATTCTGGCCGACGTGGGCGGCGATACCAGCCACGCGGCCATTACCTCGCGCGAACTGGGCATTCCTGCCGTTATCGGTATTCAGCGCCTTGAGATTCTCCGCTCTCTTGACGGTCAGGAAGTGACCGTCGACGGTACTCGCGGCAAAGTATACCGTGGTATGCTTCCGCTCGAAGAAGTAGGCGGAGAGATGGATGTCAGCACGCTGCCTGCCACAAAGGCCAAGGTCGGCCTTATTCTTGCCGACGTGGGACAGGCCATGTTCCTTTCCCGTCTGCGCGACGTGGCCGGATTTGAAGTTGGCCTGCTGCGTGCCGAATTCATGCTGGGTAACATCAGTGTTCACCCTCAGGCGCTGGAAGCGTACGACAACGGCGAGCTGGACATCGTTGTTGCCGCCAAGCTGAAAGAACTGGAAGCTCGCCTTACCAAAGTGCTGCGTGATCAGTTGGGGGCCGGTCTCATAGGGCTTGATCTCAAGCTGCGTGAATACGTAGGCGTACTGACTGGACTGGCGGCAGAAATTCAGCAGCTGACCGAACGTGAGAACGTGCGCGGCACGGAAGAAGTGCTTGCCATGCACCGGCGCATGCGCGAACTCGACCACAAGCTTGATGAGCATGTGGAGCTTGCCACCCGCCGTCTGGATGTGCTGAAAACATCTGTGGATGTTGAAGACCATATCCGCGTTGTCATGGGATATGATGACGAACTGGCTCTGCTGGTCGGCAAAGAACCTGATACCGTCAAGCGTCGTGCCGAAATTGAAGGCACCGTAAAGAGCATGGCGGAGAAGGTGGCGGATGCAGCCATGGTCAAGGACGTGCTGACACGCATCAAGGCCCTGCGTCTTGAAGTGGCTCAAAAGAGCGGCCTGCTGAAAGAAATGGAAGAAGTGCGGACTGTTCCTTCAAAAATCCGCGATCTTATCCGTTCCCGCGGCTTCCGTACCGGCAAGGAACACTATGTTCAGACGCTGGCACAGGGGCTGGCGCTGTTTGCCATGGCGTTCCACGGTAAGGAAATCATCTACCGTACCACTGACTTTAAATCCAACGAATACCGGAACCTGCTGGGCGGTTCATTGTTCGAGCATGTGGAAGATAACCCCATGCTCGGATTCCGCGGTGTTTCGCGTAATCTGCACGACTGGGAAATTGAGGCATTCAAGCTGGCCCGCGGAGTCTTCGGCGGTACCAACCTGATGATCATGCTGCCTTTTGTGCGTACTCTTGAAGAAGCGCGCTCCATGCGCCGCTATCTTGAACAGGTGCACAAGCTGAAGAGCGGTGTGGACGGACTTAAGATCATTCTTATGTCCGAAATTCCCAGCAACGCCATCATGGCCAAGCAGTTCATTCAGGAATTTGACGGATTTTCCATCGGTTCCAACGATATGACCCAGATGGTGCTTGCCACGGACCGTGACAACGCCCGCCTCGGACATATCTACGACGAAGAAGATCCGGCTGTGGTGTGGGCTATTCTGGTCACCATATTCACCGGGCAGAAATACGGCAAAAAGGTCGGTTTCTGCGGGCAGGGCGTTTCCAACAGCAAGATTCTGCGCGGTATCGTAGCCGTGGCAGGTATCACCTCTGCCTCGGTTGTTCCTGACACCTACTTCCAGACCAAACACGACATGGCTGCGGTGGAGGCTGAAAACATCCCCACCAGCAAGCTGGGTGACTGGCTGCGCAGGCAGTATCTTGCCACCCTGCGCCAGTTGCTGGAAGAGAACGGCTATGGTCATATTCTTAAAAAGTACAAGAACGCCGAAGACCTTATGGAATGGTACGACGGTGAGTTGCGCAGGCTGCACGAACAGCTGCGTGAAAGCATAGAGACACCTAAAGAGAAGTTCTACAGGCAGGAGCTTGAAAACTTCCGTGCTGTTTTCCACAAGCCGGTTATCTACGCATCGTGGGACTGGAACGCCACAGTCACTGATGCCATGCATCAGGCTGGTTTCGCTTCTTTTGAAGAGCAGGCCAGGGCGCTTGAAGAACAGCGTAAAAAACAGTGGTAA